A window of the Bacteroidia bacterium genome harbors these coding sequences:
- a CDS encoding inorganic pyrophosphatase, whose product MNSNFKAHPWHGISPGKDAPECLTAFIEIVPSDTMKYEIDKMSGYLKVDRPQKFSNVVPCSYGFIPRTYCNTGIASLAAKTVPGVKDGDKDPLDICVFSERQIAHGNVLLQATPIGGLRLIDKGEADDKIIAVLKGDAVYHWNDLKDVPTSLLDRLVHYFLTYKNLPGDTASCRVAGIYGKKEALEVIRTAMEDWKQVFAK is encoded by the coding sequence ATGAATTCAAACTTTAAAGCACACCCCTGGCATGGGATCTCTCCCGGTAAGGATGCGCCTGAATGCCTCACAGCTTTTATTGAAATCGTTCCTTCCGATACAATGAAGTATGAGATCGATAAGATGAGCGGATACCTGAAAGTCGATCGCCCTCAAAAATTCAGCAACGTAGTACCTTGTTCCTACGGGTTCATTCCCCGTACCTATTGCAACACCGGTATCGCATCCCTGGCAGCCAAAACCGTTCCCGGTGTAAAAGATGGAGATAAGGACCCTCTCGATATATGCGTGTTCAGTGAACGACAAATCGCGCACGGAAATGTGCTGCTCCAGGCAACTCCTATCGGTGGTCTGCGTCTCATAGACAAGGGTGAAGCCGATGATAAGATCATCGCTGTTCTGAAAGGCGATGCAGTGTATCACTGGAATGACCTGAAAGATGTTCCAACTTCGTTGCTCGACCGCCTGGTTCATTACTTCCTGACTTATAAAAATTTACCCGGCGACACTGCTTCCTGCCGAGTGGCTGGTATTTATGGAAAAAAAGAGGCATTAGAGGTGATCCGTACCGCAATGGAAGACTGGAAACAGGTGTTCGCCAAGTGA